DNA sequence from the Streptomyces sp. HUAS 15-9 genome:
CCTGGCGGGGTCTGCCCCGTTGCGGGAGCTGTTCGGTGTCACGCCGGAGGACTTCTGCGCACGGGCCCGCGGCGACGCCGCACTGTGCCGGCGGGGCATACGGCTGTTCGCCGAGCACAAGTGGATGACGGCGTCCGGGCTCGAAGGGTACGTCCGGCCCGAGCAGGGCTGAGGCCTGCGGCGGCCCTGGACCGCCAGAAGAAGCCGACTCGCACGGACCGACAGCGGCCCGCCCGCTACTTGGCGGAGGCCGTCAGATCGCCCCGCCGCGGCGACACGAAGCCCTCCAGGCCGGCCCGGGTCAGACCGGTCGGCCCGGCCACCTCGGCGATGTCGAGCGCGCCGCAGTCCAGACCGCGCAGCAGATAGCCGCTGAGGGCCGTGGCGGTGGCGGGCTCGTCCATGACGTCGCCGCCGGTCCGGCTCGCGTAGCGGGCGAGACGGGCTGCCGCCTGCTCGAAGCCCTCGCGGTAGAAGGCGAAGACGGCCGCGTAGCGGGTGGGGATGTGGCCGGGGTGCATGTCCCAGCCCTGGTAGTACGCCCGTGCCAGGGCTCGCCGGGTGAGGCCGTAGTGCAGTCGCCAGGCGGCGTGGACCTTCTCGGCCGGGCCGACCGGCAGCACATTGGTCGAGCCGTCCGAGACCCGTACGCCCGTGCCCGCCGCCGCGACCTGCATGATCGCCTTGGCGTGGTCGGCGGCCGGGTGGTCACTGGCCTGGTAGGCGGCGGAGACGCCCAGGCAGGCGCTGTAGTCGAAGGTGCCGTAGTGCAGAGCTGTGGCACGACCCTCGGCGGCCTGGATCATCCGGGCGACGGTGGCGGTGCCGTCGGTGGCGAGGATGGACTGGCTGGTCTCTATCTGTATCTCGAAGCCGATCCTGCCGGGCTCGAGGCCGCGCGCCTTCTCGAAGGCCTCCAGGAGCCGGACCATGGCGGTGACCTGCTCGGGGTAGGTCACCTTCGGCAGAGTCAGGACCAGTCCGCCGGGCAGTGGGCCCGCCTCCAGCAGGCCGGTCAGGAAGATGTCGAGGGTGCGGATGCCCCGGTCGCGCACCGCGGCCTCCATGCACTTCATGCGGATGCCCATGTACGGGGCCGCCGTGCCGTTCTCGTAGGCCTGCGCGATCAGCCGGGCCGCGCGGGCGGCCGCCTCGTCCTCCTCGGCGTCCGGGCGGGGGCCGTAGCCGTCCTCGAAGTCGACCCGCAGGTCCTCGATCGGTTCGCGCTCCAGCTTGGCGCGGACGCGGGAGTACACCGGTTCGGCCAGTTCGTCGGTGAGGCCGAGGACGGCGGCGAAGGAGGCGGCGTCCGGGGCGTGTTCGTCGAGGGCGGCGAGCGCCCGGTCGCCCCAGGAGCGGATGGTGTCGGCGGCGAAGACGTCACCGGGGACGTACACCGTGTGGACGGGCTGGCGGGTGCCGGGGTCTCCGGGATAGCGGCGCTCCAGTTCGGCGTCGACCGGCGCGAGGGAGGCGCTGATCTCCTCGCTGACGGCGCCCGCGAGGCTTGTCGCCACCTTCTCCTGCCGGCCCTGGCCCATCCCGCACCCTCCTTGTTTCCGTTCCGCGGAATCAACAATCCGTAGAACGAAGTTATCCGGGGACGTTCGGGATGGTCAACACCCTGTTGAAGCAGCGCCACTTCGCCATCTCGTCATGTTCACGCCCATCTCATCCCGCGGTATCACACTTGCGTCCGCTCGAGTCACCCGGCCGTTCCACCGAAGGAGCCCGTGTGCCGAACCACAGCCGAGTCACGCGCCGCCTGGGCCTCAAGGCCGCATTGGCCAGCATTGGCCGCAGCCGTCACCGTCCCCCTCTCCAGTACAGCACTGTCCGCGTCGTCCGCCTCGGCGCAGGAACGCAGGGCCCACCGCCTGGGGATCATGTCCTTCAACCTGCGCTTCGCGAGCACCTCCGAACCCAACAGCTGGACCGTGCGCAGACCAGTGATGCGCGAACTGCTGCGCCGCGAGCGGCCGCACGTCATCGGTACCACAGGAAGGCCGCTACCAGCAGCTGCGCGACATCGACTCCGACCTCGGACCGCACTACGACTGGGTCGGGACCGGCCGCG
Encoded proteins:
- a CDS encoding HpcH/HpaI aldolase/citrate lyase family protein produces the protein MGQGRQEKVATSLAGAVSEEISASLAPVDAELERRYPGDPGTRQPVHTVYVPGDVFAADTIRSWGDRALAALDEHAPDAASFAAVLGLTDELAEPVYSRVRAKLEREPIEDLRVDFEDGYGPRPDAEEDEAAARAARLIAQAYENGTAAPYMGIRMKCMEAAVRDRGIRTLDIFLTGLLEAGPLPGGLVLTLPKVTYPEQVTAMVRLLEAFEKARGLEPGRIGFEIQIETSQSILATDGTATVARMIQAAEGRATALHYGTFDYSACLGVSAAYQASDHPAADHAKAIMQVAAAGTGVRVSDGSTNVLPVGPAEKVHAAWRLHYGLTRRALARAYYQGWDMHPGHIPTRYAAVFAFYREGFEQAAARLARYASRTGGDVMDEPATATALSGYLLRGLDCGALDIAEVAGPTGLTRAGLEGFVSPRRGDLTASAK